A genomic window from Treponema maltophilum ATCC 51939 includes:
- a CDS encoding ribosomal-processing cysteine protease Prp, giving the protein MIRAELTRAQNGELHSCIIRGHAGFAPKGKDIVCAAVSILARTALDVLHEHGGLELKTDSAERGMLSFTVRRKARSSPDPQSTRNDGELSALLSYTADFLQKGFDSLQKEYPAYVSAEFVLADEKDIQLTGGI; this is encoded by the coding sequence GTGATACGGGCCGAGCTTACCCGGGCGCAAAACGGAGAACTGCATTCCTGTATTATACGCGGTCATGCAGGCTTTGCGCCTAAGGGCAAAGACATTGTGTGTGCGGCGGTCAGCATTTTGGCACGTACGGCGCTCGATGTTTTGCACGAACACGGCGGGCTCGAATTGAAAACCGATAGTGCCGAACGCGGAATGCTGTCCTTTACGGTACGGCGCAAAGCGCGTTCTTCGCCGGATCCGCAGTCGACGCGCAATGACGGGGAACTTTCGGCACTGTTGTCGTATACGGCGGATTTTTTGCAAAAAGGTTTTGATTCTTTGCAAAAAGAATATCCGGCGTATGTGTCGGCGGAATTTGTTCTTGCCGACGAAAAAGATATACAATTAACTGGAGGCATATAA
- the rpmA gene encoding 50S ribosomal protein L27 has protein sequence MGRKKGGSGAKNGRDSNPKYLGVKASGGTFVPAGSILVRQRGTKIHPGDNVGRGKDDTLFATQTGVVSYHERKGRRLASIIPEQA, from the coding sequence ATGGGACGTAAAAAAGGCGGAAGCGGTGCCAAAAACGGCCGCGATTCAAACCCCAAATATTTAGGTGTAAAGGCTTCCGGCGGAACGTTTGTCCCTGCCGGTTCTATTCTCGTGCGTCAGCGGGGAACGAAAATCCATCCGGGCGATAATGTCGGCCGCGGTAAAGACGATACCCTTTTTGCAACCCAAACGGGCGTGGTGTCTTACCACGAACGCAAGGGCAGAAGACTGGCCTCGATAATTCCCGAACAAGCCTAG